A genome region from Halorubellus sp. JP-L1 includes the following:
- a CDS encoding thiamine ABC transporter substrate binding subunit codes for MRRRRFLQATGSAGALGLAGCLVQDDGNESTDTTISETTTGTDATGTTSETTTTAEPDLEGTITVATYESFLNAPSESYDAPGAFVKQRFEEEYPDATVEFTVPSNGLNEYIQRRQQGASVDADVYVGLNVDDLVRIDENLGDRRLFQALDTDRMERASHVRDDLDFGDPKGRALAYDTGYISLVYDERDVDAPAMLDALTTEPYAGKLLAQTAQGTDTGQAFLLWTIAEKGPDGYLDYWEQLLENDVRILGSWWDSYSAYLDDQRPMVVSYSTDQVYANRDDQNMQKHQVAFPNDEGYANPEGMGLVQGTEETDLAYAFMDFVLRGEVQRTIALANVQFPAVADEHVDLPSEFSDYAHRPENPVSLGYDQLKGNLSGWIDEWSRLVASN; via the coding sequence ATGAGACGACGTCGTTTCCTGCAGGCCACCGGGAGCGCGGGCGCCCTGGGGCTCGCCGGCTGCCTCGTCCAGGACGATGGCAACGAGAGCACCGACACGACAATCTCCGAAACCACGACCGGTACCGACGCAACCGGCACCACGAGCGAGACGACCACGACCGCGGAACCCGACCTCGAGGGCACCATCACGGTCGCGACCTACGAGTCGTTCCTGAACGCACCGAGCGAAAGCTACGACGCCCCCGGCGCGTTCGTCAAGCAGCGCTTCGAGGAGGAGTACCCGGACGCCACCGTCGAGTTCACCGTCCCGAGCAACGGCCTGAACGAGTACATCCAGCGCCGACAGCAGGGCGCGAGCGTCGACGCCGACGTCTACGTCGGCCTGAACGTCGACGACCTCGTCCGGATCGACGAGAACCTCGGCGACAGGCGGCTGTTCCAGGCGCTCGACACCGACCGCATGGAGCGCGCGAGTCACGTCCGCGACGACCTCGACTTCGGCGACCCGAAGGGTCGCGCACTCGCGTACGACACCGGCTACATCAGTCTCGTCTACGACGAGCGCGACGTCGACGCCCCCGCGATGCTCGACGCACTCACCACCGAGCCCTACGCGGGCAAACTCCTCGCACAGACCGCGCAAGGAACGGACACCGGGCAGGCGTTCCTGCTCTGGACGATCGCCGAGAAGGGCCCCGACGGCTACCTCGACTACTGGGAGCAGTTGTTAGAGAACGACGTCCGCATCCTCGGGTCGTGGTGGGACTCCTACAGCGCGTACCTCGACGATCAGCGACCGATGGTCGTCTCCTACTCCACGGACCAGGTGTACGCGAACCGCGACGACCAGAACATGCAAAAGCACCAGGTCGCGTTCCCGAACGACGAGGGGTACGCGAACCCCGAAGGGATGGGGCTCGTGCAGGGCACCGAGGAGACCGACCTCGCCTACGCGTTCATGGACTTCGTACTCCGCGGCGAGGTACAGCGGACGATCGCGCTCGCGAACGTCCAGTTCCCCGCCGTCGCCGACGAGCACGTCGACCTCCCGTCGGAGTTCAGCGACTACGCGCACCGTCCCGAGAACCCGGTGTCGCTCGGCTACGACCAGCTGAAGGGGAACCTCTCGGGCTGGATCGACGAGTGGTCCCGGCTCGTCGCGAGCAACTGA
- a CDS encoding ATP-dependent DNA helicase: MFGHPEPYPEQEDGIDAAIDTARDGGFTVLEGACGTGKTMLALTAGLHLVRDPDSDVERVMVLTSVKQQLRQFETDLETINANLPGGYEPVSAMTLVGKADVCPYEREGAAGFGQGSVYDRCETLREKTRDLTGEGGDTSADSLAGQARSQQVDLASGPSASAGATYLESASTPSPYPRDIPEYGTDRSTVEYCPFYAQYLADLPEDGDPGEAIPFDVTDAGLMRPDDLVSAGMEYGTCPHSLMGVLLNEVEVVVGNYYHAFDPTTVEAFTGALLDDSTFVVCDEAHMLEPRVRDLVSDGVADRTLRDAEAELTRVIQPVAFDEDGTGDASQHTKADAELVRGELADTDLDVDDVRATRDFIRDLREELSRRVENYLDREHRGWRANLPDLPDAEIPLRDPETPQEDELTEWAERAGYGPNFWTTAQTVGLTAQRILNESEDEEKTRACATAGRVLAAWQTRDHTRYFREVDLERTWDDAEPPETWRRAYNARLSIQNCVPSDVLAEHLAEFGAGVLMSATLEPLDVFAEVTGLDALEREGRPVETRTYGLHFPAENRESFAVAAPKFTYQNRGPTPEPGRIEPADGGNETRRMYVEAVSEVACVDGNALVGMPNYAEAAWMASALEETLDKPVLLDESSEDDATERLKDDFFAGEGKVLVTSLRGTLTEGVDYEGDRLQAAVVCGVPLVNTASPRTKAVQRAYDDAFGNGFEYALTVPAVRKARQAVGRVIRGVDEVGVRVLVDERYARDSWNSVREFIPEVEREEFQPVSPDMLDLAMDRFRSKLD; the protein is encoded by the coding sequence GTGTTCGGCCACCCCGAGCCGTACCCCGAGCAGGAGGACGGCATCGACGCGGCCATCGACACGGCGCGCGATGGCGGGTTCACGGTCCTCGAGGGTGCCTGTGGGACGGGGAAGACGATGCTCGCGCTCACCGCCGGATTGCACCTCGTGCGCGACCCGGATTCGGACGTCGAGCGCGTGATGGTGTTGACGAGCGTGAAGCAGCAGTTGCGGCAGTTCGAGACGGACCTAGAGACTATCAACGCGAACCTCCCCGGCGGCTACGAGCCGGTGAGTGCGATGACGCTCGTCGGGAAGGCCGACGTCTGCCCGTACGAGCGCGAGGGCGCTGCGGGGTTCGGGCAGGGGTCGGTGTACGACCGCTGCGAGACCCTGCGGGAGAAGACTCGCGACCTCACGGGCGAGGGCGGGGACACGTCGGCGGACTCGCTCGCGGGGCAGGCCCGCAGCCAGCAGGTCGACCTCGCCTCCGGTCCCTCGGCCAGCGCGGGCGCGACGTACCTCGAGAGCGCGAGCACGCCGTCGCCGTACCCGCGCGACATCCCCGAGTACGGCACGGACCGGTCGACGGTGGAGTACTGTCCGTTCTACGCGCAGTACCTCGCGGACCTTCCGGAGGACGGCGACCCCGGCGAGGCCATCCCCTTCGACGTGACGGACGCGGGCCTGATGCGCCCCGATGACCTCGTCTCCGCGGGGATGGAGTACGGGACGTGCCCGCACTCGCTGATGGGCGTCCTCCTGAACGAGGTGGAGGTCGTCGTCGGGAACTACTATCACGCGTTCGACCCGACGACGGTGGAGGCGTTCACGGGCGCGCTGCTGGACGACTCGACGTTCGTCGTCTGCGACGAGGCGCACATGCTCGAACCGAGGGTCAGGGACCTCGTGAGCGACGGCGTGGCCGACCGCACATTGCGGGACGCCGAGGCCGAGTTGACGCGGGTGATCCAGCCGGTCGCGTTCGACGAAGACGGAACCGGGGACGCGAGCCAGCACACGAAGGCGGACGCGGAACTGGTGCGGGGCGAGCTCGCGGACACGGACCTGGACGTCGACGACGTCCGCGCGACGCGGGACTTCATCCGGGACCTCCGCGAGGAGCTCTCCCGGCGCGTCGAGAACTACCTCGACCGCGAGCATCGCGGGTGGCGCGCGAACCTCCCGGACCTCCCTGACGCGGAGATCCCGCTCCGGGACCCGGAGACGCCCCAGGAGGACGAGTTGACGGAGTGGGCGGAGCGCGCAGGGTACGGTCCGAACTTCTGGACGACTGCGCAGACGGTCGGGCTGACCGCGCAGCGCATCCTGAACGAGAGCGAGGACGAGGAGAAGACGCGCGCGTGCGCCACGGCCGGGCGCGTGCTGGCGGCGTGGCAGACCCGCGACCACACGCGGTACTTCCGCGAGGTCGACCTGGAGCGGACGTGGGACGACGCGGAACCGCCGGAGACGTGGCGCAGGGCGTACAACGCCCGGCTGTCGATCCAGAACTGCGTGCCGTCGGACGTCCTGGCGGAGCACCTCGCGGAGTTCGGTGCGGGCGTCCTCATGTCGGCGACGCTGGAACCCCTGGACGTGTTCGCGGAGGTGACGGGATTGGACGCGCTCGAACGCGAGGGGCGGCCCGTGGAGACCAGGACCTACGGGCTGCACTTCCCGGCGGAGAACCGCGAGAGCTTCGCGGTCGCCGCGCCGAAGTTCACGTACCAGAACCGCGGGCCGACGCCGGAGCCGGGCCGGATCGAGCCGGCGGACGGCGGGAACGAGACGCGTCGGATGTACGTCGAGGCGGTGAGCGAGGTGGCGTGCGTCGACGGGAACGCACTCGTGGGGATGCCGAACTACGCGGAGGCGGCGTGGATGGCGAGCGCGCTCGAGGAGACGCTCGACAAGCCCGTGCTGCTCGACGAGTCCAGCGAGGACGACGCGACGGAGCGCCTGAAGGACGACTTCTTCGCGGGCGAGGGGAAGGTCCTCGTCACGTCGCTGCGCGGGACGCTGACGGAGGGCGTGGACTACGAGGGCGACCGGTTGCAGGCGGCGGTCGTCTGTGGCGTCCCGCTCGTGAACACCGCGAGCCCCCGCACCAAGGCAGTCCAGCGGGCGTACGACGACGCGTTCGGGAACGGGTTCGAGTACGCGCTCACGGTCCCGGCGGTCCGGAAGGCGCGGCAGGCGGTCGGGCGGGTCATCCGCGGCGTCGACGAGGTCGGCGTGCGCGTCCTCGTCGACGAACGCTACGCGCGGGACTCCTGGAACTCGGTGCGCGAGTTCATCCCCGAGGTCGAGCGCGAGGAGTTCCAACCAGTGAGTCCGGACATGCTCGACCTCGCGATGGACCGCTTCCGGTCGAAGCTCGACTGA
- a CDS encoding sulfurtransferase, producing MTDYANDVLVTADWVEDNLDAFQDDDSDHRLVEVDVDTEAYDDGHAPGAIGFNWETQLQDQTTRDILSKDDFEDLLGSHGIGEDDTVVLYGDNSNWFAAYTYWQFKYYGHDDVKLMDGGRDYWLENDYPLTEEVPEFSEKSYDASGPRESIRAYKEDVENAIDRGVPLVDVRSPEEFSGEILAPPGLQETAQRGGHIPGAKNISWAAVTNDDGTFKSFDEIQDLYADEGIDGDSTTVAYCRIGERSSVAWFALHELLGYEDTINYDGSWTEWGNLVGAPVETGSGE from the coding sequence ATGACCGATTACGCAAACGACGTTCTCGTGACCGCGGACTGGGTCGAGGACAACCTCGACGCGTTCCAGGACGACGACTCCGACCACCGACTCGTGGAGGTCGACGTGGACACAGAGGCGTACGACGACGGCCACGCCCCCGGCGCCATCGGGTTCAACTGGGAGACGCAACTCCAGGACCAGACCACGCGCGACATCCTGAGCAAGGACGACTTCGAGGACCTCCTCGGGAGTCACGGCATCGGCGAGGACGACACCGTCGTCCTCTACGGCGACAACTCGAACTGGTTCGCGGCGTACACGTACTGGCAGTTCAAGTACTACGGTCACGACGACGTGAAGCTCATGGACGGCGGCCGCGACTACTGGCTCGAGAACGACTATCCGCTCACGGAGGAGGTCCCCGAGTTCAGCGAGAAGTCCTACGACGCGAGCGGGCCGCGCGAGAGCATCCGCGCGTACAAGGAGGACGTCGAGAACGCCATCGACCGCGGCGTTCCGCTCGTGGACGTCCGGTCGCCCGAGGAGTTCAGTGGCGAGATCCTCGCGCCCCCGGGCCTCCAGGAGACCGCGCAGCGCGGCGGCCACATCCCCGGCGCGAAGAACATCTCGTGGGCGGCCGTGACGAACGACGACGGGACGTTCAAGTCGTTCGACGAGATCCAGGACCTCTACGCCGACGAGGGCATCGACGGCGACTCGACGACGGTCGCGTACTGCCGGATCGGCGAGCGCTCGTCGGTCGCGTGGTTCGCGCTCCACGAACTCCTCGGGTACGAGGACACCATCAACTACGACGGCTCCTGGACCGAGTGGGGGAACCTCGTGGGCGCGCCCGTCGAGACGGGCAGCGGCGAGTAA
- a CDS encoding 60S ribosomal export protein NMD3, translating to MTDADADADDPSSPPDADDTTDPADSQPNDHTDDAGHAETQTGPADELLGHEDADSGSSVLCPRCGEPLSEHAAQDPLGKSEVGVCDDCYFDQFELVNAPDELRVEVCARCGAVHRGNRWTDVGAKDYTDVAIDEVAESLAVHVDAHDVTWEVDPEQVDQNNVKMHCSFSGIVRGQFREAHVTVPVSIARQTCQRCGRIAGDAYASVVQVRAVDRLPDTDEVERAKDIANDIVGAMEATGSRDAFVSKMTEDGDGLDVKLSTTNLGKKVASKIVEEFGGDWEDHETLVTEDEDGNEVYRVTYAVRLPEFRPGDVIDPDDDDGPILVRSVQGNLKGRRLATGERFEASYEVGDAPDARKLGTIDDGVQTTLVAYEDEHAVQVLDPETYESTTVPRPDFLDADPGTEVPVLRHRKGLHVLPDE from the coding sequence ATGACCGACGCGGACGCCGACGCCGACGACCCAAGCAGCCCACCCGACGCGGACGACACCACCGACCCCGCCGACAGCCAACCGAACGACCACACCGACGACGCAGGCCACGCGGAGACCCAAACCGGTCCCGCCGACGAACTCCTCGGTCACGAGGACGCAGACTCGGGGTCGAGCGTGCTCTGCCCGCGCTGTGGCGAGCCGCTCAGCGAGCACGCCGCGCAGGACCCGCTCGGGAAGTCCGAGGTCGGCGTCTGCGACGACTGCTACTTCGACCAGTTCGAGCTCGTGAACGCGCCCGACGAGCTCCGGGTCGAGGTCTGCGCGCGCTGTGGTGCCGTCCACCGCGGGAACCGCTGGACGGACGTCGGCGCGAAGGACTACACCGACGTCGCCATCGACGAGGTCGCCGAATCCCTCGCCGTGCACGTCGACGCGCACGACGTCACGTGGGAGGTCGACCCCGAGCAGGTCGACCAGAACAACGTCAAGATGCACTGCTCCTTTTCGGGGATCGTCCGCGGCCAGTTCCGCGAAGCACACGTCACGGTACCGGTGAGCATCGCGCGACAGACGTGCCAGCGCTGCGGGCGCATCGCGGGGGACGCCTACGCGAGCGTCGTCCAGGTTCGCGCCGTCGACCGCCTCCCGGACACCGACGAGGTCGAGCGCGCGAAGGACATCGCGAACGACATCGTCGGTGCGATGGAGGCGACGGGGTCGCGGGACGCGTTCGTCTCGAAGATGACGGAGGACGGCGACGGCCTCGACGTCAAGCTGTCGACGACGAACCTCGGGAAGAAGGTCGCGAGCAAGATCGTCGAGGAGTTCGGCGGCGACTGGGAGGACCACGAGACCCTCGTCACCGAAGACGAGGACGGGAACGAAGTGTACCGCGTCACGTACGCCGTCCGCCTCCCCGAGTTCCGGCCGGGCGACGTCATCGACCCCGACGACGACGACGGCCCCATCCTCGTTCGGTCGGTGCAGGGGAACCTCAAGGGCCGCCGGCTCGCGACCGGCGAGCGCTTCGAGGCGAGCTACGAGGTCGGCGACGCCCCCGACGCCCGTAAACTCGGGACTATCGACGACGGCGTCCAGACGACGCTCGTCGCGTACGAGGACGAGCACGCCGTGCAAGTGCTCGACCCCGAGACGTACGAGTCCACGACCGTGCCGCGCCCCGACTTCCTCGACGCCGACCCCGGCACCGAGGTCCCCGTCCTCCGGCACCGCAAGGGCCTGCACGTCCTCCCCGACGAATGA
- a CDS encoding ABC transporter ATP-binding protein — protein sequence MTRLELDAVSVEYGDTTALEDVSLSIRDGEFFTLVGPSGCGKTTTLRTIAGFEQPTTGAVRFGERDVTAVPPEDRGVGVVFQNYALFPHMTVGENVAYGLKFADPPGDVTASERVRTLLELVDMEEFADRDPASLSGGQQQRIALARALAPGPDVLLLDEPMSALDARLREHLRRQVRRVQRELSITTVYVTHDQEEALAVSDRVAVVNDGRIEQVGTPETVYREPASRFVAGFVGENNLLDGTVANVATNGTVTVAASDAEFAVAGGVPEGDAARTLAVGDHVTVSVRPAALDPAVETNRIELAIDQTAFLGERVRVDGDWRGHHVVAHLADRPDGDAVAVGFRPADARIVAVEDG from the coding sequence ATGACGCGCCTCGAACTCGACGCCGTCTCCGTCGAGTACGGGGACACGACCGCGCTCGAGGACGTCTCGCTCTCGATCCGGGACGGCGAGTTCTTCACGCTCGTCGGCCCGAGCGGGTGCGGGAAGACCACGACCCTCCGGACAATCGCGGGATTCGAGCAGCCGACGACGGGCGCGGTCCGGTTCGGTGAGCGCGACGTCACCGCCGTCCCGCCCGAGGACCGCGGCGTCGGCGTCGTCTTCCAGAACTACGCGTTGTTCCCGCACATGACTGTCGGCGAGAACGTCGCGTACGGCCTCAAGTTCGCGGACCCGCCCGGCGACGTCACGGCGAGCGAGCGCGTCCGGACCCTCCTCGAACTCGTCGACATGGAGGAGTTCGCCGACCGGGACCCCGCGTCGCTCTCCGGCGGCCAACAGCAACGGATCGCGCTCGCCAGGGCGCTCGCGCCCGGCCCCGACGTCCTCCTGCTCGACGAACCGATGAGCGCGCTCGACGCCCGCCTCCGCGAGCACCTCCGCCGGCAGGTCCGGCGCGTCCAGCGCGAACTCTCCATCACGACCGTCTACGTCACGCACGACCAGGAGGAAGCACTCGCCGTCTCCGACCGCGTCGCGGTCGTGAACGACGGCCGCATCGAGCAAGTCGGGACGCCCGAAACCGTCTACCGCGAGCCAGCGAGCCGGTTCGTCGCCGGGTTCGTCGGCGAAAACAACCTCCTCGACGGCACCGTCGCCAACGTCGCCACCAACGGCACGGTGACCGTCGCCGCGAGCGACGCCGAGTTCGCCGTCGCCGGCGGCGTCCCGGAAGGAGACGCAGCGAGAACGCTCGCCGTCGGCGACCACGTCACCGTCTCCGTCCGACCCGCCGCACTCGACCCCGCGGTCGAGACGAACCGCATCGAACTCGCGATCGACCAGACCGCGTTCCTCGGCGAGCGCGTGCGCGTCGACGGCGACTGGCGCGGCCACCACGTCGTCGCCCACCTCGCCGACCGCCCCGACGGCGACGCGGTCGCGGTCGGGTTCCGGCCCGCGGACGCCCGCATCGTCGCCGTCGAGGACGGCTAG
- a CDS encoding class I SAM-dependent methyltransferase family protein has protein sequence MTNDDADSASETHAPDAATSDAGGERASEDTLALDAASDDRDAPLAAVVVKPRAEVATASLRAEGVYDDDRRVRPFDADTVALPVTAPPQDTAVRRVVRQPDPEYRSRDLADYLRERGWSDDEIAAAPASWAVVGSVVLVADGDYRDDADLGDALLELHGDADTVCVRRGVTGTHRTPDLQVIAGTGDTETVHVEHGTRYALDCATVMFSPGNQAERVHMGEVVDDGERVFDMFAGIGYFALPMARAGADVTAVELNPEAYRYLVENAKLNDVTGTLQAILGDCRDVETTADRVVMGYYGVSEADGSDRGEASETDDGGREQEAFDYLDAALSALEPGGVVHVHAAVHESDLPDGPADRVRDAAADHGRDATVDAVRRVKSHSEGVAHVVVDATVH, from the coding sequence ATGACGAACGACGACGCCGACTCCGCCTCCGAGACCCACGCACCCGACGCCGCCACGAGCGACGCCGGCGGCGAGCGCGCAAGCGAAGACACGCTGGCGCTCGACGCCGCGAGCGACGACCGCGACGCACCGCTCGCGGCGGTCGTCGTGAAGCCCCGCGCGGAGGTGGCGACCGCGAGCCTCCGCGCCGAGGGCGTCTACGACGACGACCGGCGAGTCCGTCCGTTCGACGCCGACACCGTCGCGCTCCCCGTCACCGCACCGCCACAGGACACCGCCGTCCGGCGGGTGGTCCGCCAGCCCGATCCCGAGTACCGCTCCCGGGACCTCGCGGACTACCTCCGCGAGCGCGGCTGGAGCGACGACGAGATCGCGGCCGCGCCCGCGTCCTGGGCGGTCGTCGGGAGCGTCGTCCTCGTCGCCGACGGCGACTACCGCGACGACGCCGACCTCGGCGACGCTCTCCTCGAATTACACGGTGACGCCGACACAGTCTGCGTCCGCCGCGGCGTCACCGGCACCCACCGCACGCCCGACCTCCAAGTGATCGCTGGCACCGGCGACACCGAGACCGTGCACGTCGAGCACGGCACGCGGTACGCGCTCGACTGCGCGACCGTCATGTTCTCCCCGGGGAATCAGGCCGAGCGCGTCCACATGGGCGAGGTCGTCGACGACGGCGAGCGCGTGTTCGACATGTTCGCCGGCATCGGCTACTTCGCGCTCCCGATGGCTCGCGCGGGCGCAGACGTCACCGCCGTGGAACTGAACCCCGAGGCGTACCGGTACCTCGTCGAGAACGCCAAGTTGAACGACGTCACCGGGACCCTCCAGGCGATCCTCGGCGACTGCCGCGACGTCGAGACGACCGCCGACCGCGTCGTCATGGGCTACTACGGCGTCAGCGAGGCCGACGGGAGCGACCGCGGAGAAGCGTCGGAGACCGACGACGGCGGCCGCGAGCAGGAGGCATTCGACTACCTCGACGCCGCGCTGTCCGCGCTCGAACCCGGCGGCGTCGTGCACGTCCACGCCGCCGTCCACGAGTCCGACCTCCCAGACGGCCCCGCCGACCGCGTCCGCGACGCCGCCGCCGACCACGGCCGGGACGCGACCGTCGACGCCGTCCGCCGCGTCAAGTCCCACAGCGAGGGCGTCGCGCACGTCGTCGTCGACGCCACCGTCCACTGA
- a CDS encoding sulfurtransferase, producing MTDASHDADAEDAIVDGGAGSDDAITDGATGSGSGDEGSTGSGDGRRVPWVVDADWLATHAADPDVSVVDVRDAWEYDGIGHVPEAVNVPFDSFRSDGDDDVGMLPGADRWAQVMRDAGVARDDVLVAYDDTHGVFAARFLVTALMYGHRDVALLDGDYAAYNRDHPTTTDAPDAAATDYEASVPDDRPLIDADAVAALLDGDRDSVVFVDTRDDGEYEDGHLPGAVNLDWKALVDDETRGLLPEPELHAILDAHGITSEKRVALYCNTARRISHTYVVLRDLGYDRVDFFEGSLTEWRDRDGALETGD from the coding sequence ATGACCGACGCATCGCACGACGCCGACGCCGAGGACGCCATCGTGGACGGCGGCGCCGGGAGCGACGACGCCATCACGGACGGCGCGACCGGGAGCGGGAGCGGCGACGAGGGTTCGACCGGTTCCGGCGACGGCCGACGTGTCCCCTGGGTCGTCGACGCCGACTGGCTCGCCACGCACGCCGCCGACCCGGACGTCAGCGTCGTCGACGTCCGCGACGCCTGGGAGTACGACGGCATCGGGCACGTCCCCGAGGCCGTGAACGTCCCCTTCGACTCGTTCCGGAGCGACGGCGACGACGACGTCGGGATGCTCCCCGGCGCCGACCGCTGGGCGCAGGTGATGCGGGACGCCGGCGTCGCGCGCGACGACGTCCTCGTCGCGTACGACGACACCCACGGCGTGTTCGCCGCCCGATTCCTCGTCACCGCGCTCATGTACGGCCACCGCGACGTCGCCCTACTGGACGGCGACTACGCCGCGTACAACCGCGACCACCCGACCACGACCGACGCCCCCGACGCCGCCGCGACCGACTACGAGGCCTCCGTCCCCGACGACCGACCGCTCATCGACGCCGACGCCGTCGCCGCGCTCCTCGACGGCGACCGCGACAGCGTCGTCTTCGTCGACACCCGCGACGACGGGGAGTACGAGGACGGCCACCTCCCCGGCGCCGTCAACCTCGACTGGAAGGCGCTCGTCGACGACGAGACCCGCGGCCTCCTCCCCGAACCCGAACTCCATGCGATCCTCGACGCGCACGGGATCACGTCCGAGAAGCGCGTCGCCCTCTACTGCAACACCGCCCGCCGCATCAGTCACACGTACGTCGTCCTCCGGGACCTCGGCTACGACCGCGTCGACTTCTTCGAGGGCTCGCTCACCGAGTGGCGCGACCGCGACGGCGCACTCGAGACCGGCGACTGA
- a CDS encoding ABC transporter permease yields the protein MSRAPVDSAVRTRVRRFVDDHGLAVGVAGTAVVLLLVLYVPVGVVFAEAFGVDGRLSLARFAAVLTDEFYVGALAGVLDSPFAFGEHAAAVAGFFAGFGVRTATFGPVPYPAPVLPSVETGLFGFTAWQALLSTIASVVVGLPAAYVLATFEFRGRRTLRSVTILPFVLPGILVAAGFYAAFGESGLLNDVLGVVGLHQSLLETNPLFVVILAHAFYNAPLVARVTTGAWESVDARMVETARSLGADRRRAFRDVVVPQLLPAVMASALLTFVFTFMTFPIVLALGGLQLATVEVWVFTAASNLDVPTAATLAVLETAISLGLTYAYLRYEAGRSGLGSAGGDVDREPLLPDLANLDAKRLGVLAYGAFAGVLFLAPLVALVAESLTNGSGFTLQHYAFLLDRQTTGAAFQTKPLDAILNSLAFAAGTLAVAVPMGVVVAVVSSTAGRGRTLVDALAMLPVAVSGIVFGVGLLTGLVFGIDLPGPYTLKVTGPVAVVAAHAVAAYPFVVRNVKPQLAAVDQSLVESARALGATRVRALLDVQLPLVWPGVLAGAAFAFAISMGEFDSTVILATQSSTATMPVAVERYLGRTLGPAMAMGSVLLAVTAVSFVAVDRLGGYVGEVGR from the coding sequence GTGTCTCGGGCTCCCGTCGACTCCGCCGTCCGCACTCGCGTCCGCCGGTTCGTGGACGACCACGGACTCGCCGTCGGCGTCGCCGGGACCGCAGTCGTCCTTCTACTCGTCCTCTACGTCCCCGTCGGCGTCGTGTTCGCGGAGGCGTTCGGCGTCGACGGCCGCCTCTCGCTCGCGCGGTTCGCGGCCGTCCTCACGGACGAGTTCTACGTCGGCGCGCTCGCGGGCGTGCTCGACTCGCCGTTCGCGTTCGGCGAGCACGCCGCCGCCGTCGCCGGATTCTTCGCGGGGTTCGGCGTCCGAACCGCCACGTTCGGCCCCGTCCCGTACCCCGCGCCGGTCCTCCCGAGCGTCGAGACCGGCCTGTTCGGGTTCACCGCGTGGCAGGCGCTCCTGTCGACGATCGCGAGCGTCGTCGTCGGCCTCCCCGCCGCGTACGTCCTCGCGACGTTCGAGTTCCGCGGCCGCCGCACCCTCCGCTCCGTCACCATCCTCCCGTTCGTCCTCCCCGGCATCCTCGTCGCCGCCGGGTTCTACGCCGCGTTCGGCGAATCAGGACTCCTCAACGACGTCCTCGGCGTCGTCGGCCTCCACCAGTCGCTGCTGGAGACGAACCCCCTGTTCGTCGTGATCCTGGCGCACGCGTTCTACAACGCACCGCTCGTCGCGCGCGTCACCACCGGCGCCTGGGAGTCCGTCGACGCGCGCATGGTCGAAACCGCCAGGAGCCTCGGCGCAGACCGCCGGCGCGCGTTCCGCGACGTCGTCGTCCCCCAGTTGCTCCCCGCCGTCATGGCGAGCGCGCTCCTCACGTTCGTGTTCACGTTCATGACGTTCCCGATCGTGCTCGCGCTCGGCGGCCTCCAGCTCGCGACCGTCGAGGTCTGGGTGTTCACCGCCGCGTCGAACCTCGACGTCCCGACGGCGGCGACGCTCGCCGTCCTCGAGACCGCGATCTCGCTCGGGCTCACGTACGCGTACCTCCGGTACGAGGCCGGGCGGAGCGGCCTCGGGAGCGCCGGCGGCGACGTCGACCGCGAGCCACTGCTCCCCGACCTCGCGAACCTGGACGCGAAGCGACTCGGCGTCCTCGCGTACGGCGCGTTCGCGGGCGTGCTCTTCCTCGCCCCGCTCGTCGCGCTCGTCGCCGAGTCGCTGACGAACGGGAGCGGGTTCACGCTCCAGCACTACGCGTTCCTCCTCGACCGCCAGACCACGGGCGCGGCGTTCCAGACGAAACCCCTCGATGCGATCTTGAACTCGCTCGCGTTCGCCGCCGGCACGCTCGCCGTCGCCGTCCCGATGGGCGTCGTCGTCGCCGTCGTCTCCAGCACGGCGGGCCGCGGCCGGACGCTCGTCGACGCGCTCGCGATGCTCCCCGTCGCCGTCTCCGGCATCGTCTTCGGCGTCGGCCTCCTCACCGGGCTCGTGTTCGGCATCGACCTCCCCGGCCCGTACACGCTCAAGGTCACGGGCCCGGTCGCGGTCGTCGCCGCGCACGCCGTCGCCGCCTACCCCTTCGTCGTCCGGAACGTCAAACCGCAGCTCGCCGCGGTCGACCAGTCGCTCGTCGAATCGGCCAGGGCACTCGGCGCCACCCGCGTTCGCGCGCTCCTCGACGTGCAGCTCCCGCTCGTCTGGCCCGGCGTGCTCGCCGGCGCGGCGTTCGCGTTCGCGATCAGCATGGGCGAGTTCGACTCCACCGTCATCCTCGCCACCCAGTCGAGCACCGCGACGATGCCCGTCGCCGTCGAACGCTACCTCGGCCGGACGCTCGGCCCCGCGATGGCGATGGGGTCCGTGCTGCTCGCCGTCACCGCAGTCAGTTTCGTCGCGGTCGACCGACTCGGCGGCTACGTCGGCGAGGTGGGGCGATGA